From one Papio anubis isolate 15944 chromosome 12, Panubis1.0, whole genome shotgun sequence genomic stretch:
- the TAGLN gene encoding transgelin has protein sequence MANKGPSYGMSREVQSKIEKKYDEELEERLVEWIIVQCGPDVGRPDRGRLGFQVWLKNGVILSKLVNSLYPDGSKPVKVPENPPSMVFKQMEQVAQFLKAAEDYGVIKTDMFQTVDLFEGKDMAAVQRTLMALGSLAVTKNDGHYRGDPNWFMKKAQEHKREFTESQLQEGKHVIGLQMGTNRGASQAGMTGYGRPRQIIS, from the exons ATGGCCAACAAGGGTCCTTCCTATGGCATGAGCCGCGAAGTGCAGTCCAAAATCGAGAAGAAGTACGACGAGGAGCTGGAGGAGCGGCTGGTGGAGTGGATCATAGTGCAGTGCGGCCCTGATGTGGGCCGCCCAGACCGTGGGCGCTTGGGCTTCCAGGTCTGGCTGAAGAATGGCGTG ATTCTGAGCAAGCTGGTGAACAGCCTGTACCCTGATGGCTCCAAGCCGGTGAAGGTGCCTGAGAACCCGCCCTCCATGGTCTTCAAGCAGATGGAGCAGGTGGCTCAGTTCCTGAAGGCGGCTGAGGACTATGGGGTCATCAAGACTGACATGTTCCAGACTGTTGATCTCTTTGAAg GCAAAGACATGGCAGCAGTGCAGAGGACCCTAATGGCTTTGGGCAGCTTGGCAGTCACCAAGAATGATGGGCACTACCGTGGAGATCCCAACTGGTTTATGAA GAAAGCGCAGGAGCATAAGAGGGAATTCACAGAGAGCCAGCTGCAGGAGGGAAAGCATGTCATTGGCCTTCAGATGGGCACCAACAGAGGGGCCTCCCAGGCCGGCATGACAGGCTACGGACGACCTCGGCAGATCATCAGTTAG
- the PCSK7 gene encoding proprotein convertase subtilisin/kexin type 7 isoform X1, with translation MPKGRQKVPHLDAPLGLPTCLWLELAGLFLLVPWVMGLAGTGGPDGQGPGGPSWAVHLESLKGDGEEETLEQQADALAQAAGLVNAGRIGELQGHYLFVQPAGHRPALEVEAIRQQVEAVLAGHEAVRWHSEQRLLRRAKRSVHFNDPKYPQQWHLNNRRSPGRDINVTGVWERNVTGRGVTVVVVDDGVEHTIQDIAPNYSPEGSYDLNSNDPDPMPHPDVENGNHHGTRCAGEIAAVPNNSFCAVGVAYGSRIAGIRVLDGPLTDSMEAVAFNKHYQINDIYSCSWGPDDDGKTVDGPHQLGKAALQHGVIAGRQGFGSIFVVASGNGGQHNDNCNYDGYANSIYTVTIGAVDEEGHMPFYAEECASMLAVTFSGGDKMLRSIVTTDWDLQKGTGCTEGHTGTSAAAPLAAGMIALMLQVRPCLTWRDVQHIIVFTATRYEDRRAEWVTNEAGFSHSHQHGFGLLNAWRLVNAAKIWTSVPYLASYVSPMLKENKAIPQSPRSLEVLWNVSRMDLEMSGLKTLEHVAVTVSITHPRRGSLELKLFCPSGMMSLIGAPRSMDSDPNGFNDWTFSTVRCWGERARGTYRLVVRDVGDESFQVGILRQWQLTLYGSVWSPVDIRDRQSLLESAMSGKYLHDDFTLPCPPGLKIPEEDGYTITPNTLKTLVLVGCFTVFWTVYYMLEVYLSQRNVASNQVCRSGPCHWPHRSRKAKEEGTELESVPLCSSNDPDEVETESRGLSTTSDLLVPDLLEQGDWSLSQNKSTLDCPHQHRDLLHGKEEQIC, from the exons ATGCCGAAGGGGAGGCAGAAAGTGCCACACTTGGATGCCCCCCTGGGCCTGCCCACCTGCCTCTGGCTGGAATTAGCTGGGCTCTTCTTACTGGTTCCCTGGGTCATGGGCCTGGCAGGGACAGGTGGGCCTGATGGCCAGGGCCCAGGGGGGCCGAGCTGGGCTGTGCACCTGGAAAGCCTGAAAGGTGACGGGGAGGAAGAGACTCTGGAGCAGCAGGCGGATGCCTTGGCCCAGGCAGCAGGGCTGGTGAATGCTGGACGCATCGGAGAGCTTCAAGGGCACTATCTCTTTGTCCAGCCTGCTGGGCACAGGCCGGctctggaggtggaggccatCCGGCAGCAGGTGGAGGCTGTGTTGGCTGGGCATGAAGCTGTGCGCTGGCACTCAGAGCAGAGGCTGCTAAGGCGGGCCAAACGCAGCGTCCACTTCAATGACCCCAAGTACCCACAGCAGTGGCACCTG AATAACCGACGGAGCCCGGGCAGGGACATCAACGTGACGGGTGTGTGGGAGCGCAATGTGACTGGGCGAGGGGTGACAGTGGTGGTAGTGGATGATGGAGTGGAACACACCATCCAGGATATTGCACCCAACTAT AGCCCTGAGGGTAGCTATGACCTCAACTCTAATGACCCTGACCCCATGCCCCACCCGGACGTGGAGAATGgcaaccaccatggcacgcgATGTGCAGGAGAGATTGCGGCTGTGCCCAACAACAGCTTCTGTGCCGTGGGCGTGGCCTATGGGAGCCGCATCGCAG GTATCCGGGTACTGGATGGACCTCTCACAGACAGCATGGAGGCAGTGGCGTTCAACAAGCACTATCAGATCAATGACATCTACAGCTGCAG CTGGGGACCAGATGATGATGGGAAGACAGTGGATGGCCCCCATCAGCTTGGAAAG GCTGCCCTACAACACGGAGTGATTGCTGGTCGCCAGGGCTttgggagtatctttgtggtagcCAGTGGCAATGGAGGCCAACACAACGACAACTGCAACTACGATGGCTACGCCAACTCCATCTACACGGTCACCATAG GAGCTGTGGATGAGGAGGGACACATGCCTTTCTATGCAGAAGAATGTGCCTCCATGCTGGCAGTCACCTTCAGTGGTGGGGACAAGATGCTTCGGAGCATT GTGACCACTGACTGGGACCTTCAGAAGGGCACTGGCTGCACTGAGGGCCACACGGGGACCTCAGCTGCAGCGCCTCTGGCAGCTGGCATGATAGCCTTAATGCTGCAGGTGCGGCCCTGCCTCACGTGGCGTGACGTCCAGCACATCATTGTCTTCACCGCCACCCGG TACGAGGATCGCCGTGCGGAGTGGGTCACCAACGAGGCAGGCTTCAGCCATAGCCACCAGCACGGTTTCGGCCTGCTCAATGCTTGGAGGCTCGTGAATGCAGCCAAG ATCTGGACATCTGTCCCTTACTTAGCATCCTACGTCAGTCCcatgttaaaagaaaacaaggcGATTCCGCAGTCCCCCCGTTCCCTGGAGGTTCTGTGGAATG TCAGCAGGATGGACCTGGAGATGTCGGGGCTGAAGACCTTGGAGCATGTGGCAGTGACAGTCTCCATTACTCACCCCCGGCGTGGCAGCTTGGAACTGAAGTTGTTCTGCCCCAGCGGCATGATGTCCCTCATCGGCGCCCCCCGCAGCATGGACTC GGATCCCAACGGCTTCAACGACTGGACCTTCTCCACTGTGCGATGCTGGGGGGAGAGAGCCCGAGGGACCTACAGGCTTGTCGTCAGGGATGTCG GGGATGAGTCATTCCAGGTCGGCATCCTCCGGCAATGGCAGCTGACCCTATATGGCTCTGTGTGGAGTCCAGTAGACATCAGGGACAGACAAAG CCTGCTAGAGAGTGCCATGAGTGGAAAATACCTGCATGATGACTtcaccctgccctgcccaccGGGGCTGAAAATTCCTGAGGAAGATGGTTACACCATCACCCCCAACACCCTCAAG ACCCTGGTGCTGGTAGGCTGTTTCACCGTCTTCTGGACCGTTTACTACATGCTGGAAGTATATTTGAGCCAGAGGAATGTGGCTTCCAACCAAGTTTGTAGGAGTGGACCCTGCCACTGGCCCCATCGGAGCCGGAAAGCCAAGGAGGAAGGGACAGAGCTAGAATCAGTGCCACTTTGCAGCAGCAATGATCCAGACGAAGTGGAAACAGAGAGCAGGGGCCTTTCCACCACCTCTGACCTCCTTGTCCCAGACCTGCTGGAGCAAGGGGACTGGAGCCTGTCTCAGAACAAGAGCACCCTGGACTGCCCTCATCAGCACCGAGACCTACTGCACGGGAAGGAGGAGCAGATCTGCTGA
- the PCSK7 gene encoding proprotein convertase subtilisin/kexin type 7 isoform X2, whose product MPKGRQKVPHLDAPLGLPTCLWLELAGLFLLVPWVMGLAGTGGPDGQGPGGPSWAVHLESLKGDGEEETLEQQADALAQAAGLVNAGRIGELQGHYLFVQPAGHRPALEVEAIRQQVEAVLAGHEAVRWHSEQRLLRRAKRSVHFNDPKYPQQWHLNNRRSPGRDINVTGVWERNVTGRGVTVVVVDDGVEHTIQDIAPNYSPEGSYDLNSNDPDPMPHPDVENGNHHGTRCAGEIAAVPNNSFCAVGVAYGSRIAGIRVLDGPLTDSMEAVAFNKHYQINDIYSCSWGPDDDGKTVDGPHQLGKAALQHGVIAGRQGFGSIFVVASGNGGQHNDNCNYDGYANSIYTVTIGAVDEEGHMPFYAEECASMLAVTFSGGDKMLRSIVTTDWDLQKGTGCTEGHTGTSAAAPLAAGMIALMLQVRPCLTWRDVQHIIVFTATRYEDRRAEWVTNEAGFSHSHQHGFGLLNAWRLVNAAKIWTSVPYLASYVSPMLKENKAIPQSPRSLEVLWNVSRMDLEMSGLKTLEHVAVTVSITHPRRGSLELKLFCPSGMMSLIGAPRSMDSDPNGFNDWTFSTVRCWGERARGTYRLVVRDVAC is encoded by the exons ATGCCGAAGGGGAGGCAGAAAGTGCCACACTTGGATGCCCCCCTGGGCCTGCCCACCTGCCTCTGGCTGGAATTAGCTGGGCTCTTCTTACTGGTTCCCTGGGTCATGGGCCTGGCAGGGACAGGTGGGCCTGATGGCCAGGGCCCAGGGGGGCCGAGCTGGGCTGTGCACCTGGAAAGCCTGAAAGGTGACGGGGAGGAAGAGACTCTGGAGCAGCAGGCGGATGCCTTGGCCCAGGCAGCAGGGCTGGTGAATGCTGGACGCATCGGAGAGCTTCAAGGGCACTATCTCTTTGTCCAGCCTGCTGGGCACAGGCCGGctctggaggtggaggccatCCGGCAGCAGGTGGAGGCTGTGTTGGCTGGGCATGAAGCTGTGCGCTGGCACTCAGAGCAGAGGCTGCTAAGGCGGGCCAAACGCAGCGTCCACTTCAATGACCCCAAGTACCCACAGCAGTGGCACCTG AATAACCGACGGAGCCCGGGCAGGGACATCAACGTGACGGGTGTGTGGGAGCGCAATGTGACTGGGCGAGGGGTGACAGTGGTGGTAGTGGATGATGGAGTGGAACACACCATCCAGGATATTGCACCCAACTAT AGCCCTGAGGGTAGCTATGACCTCAACTCTAATGACCCTGACCCCATGCCCCACCCGGACGTGGAGAATGgcaaccaccatggcacgcgATGTGCAGGAGAGATTGCGGCTGTGCCCAACAACAGCTTCTGTGCCGTGGGCGTGGCCTATGGGAGCCGCATCGCAG GTATCCGGGTACTGGATGGACCTCTCACAGACAGCATGGAGGCAGTGGCGTTCAACAAGCACTATCAGATCAATGACATCTACAGCTGCAG CTGGGGACCAGATGATGATGGGAAGACAGTGGATGGCCCCCATCAGCTTGGAAAG GCTGCCCTACAACACGGAGTGATTGCTGGTCGCCAGGGCTttgggagtatctttgtggtagcCAGTGGCAATGGAGGCCAACACAACGACAACTGCAACTACGATGGCTACGCCAACTCCATCTACACGGTCACCATAG GAGCTGTGGATGAGGAGGGACACATGCCTTTCTATGCAGAAGAATGTGCCTCCATGCTGGCAGTCACCTTCAGTGGTGGGGACAAGATGCTTCGGAGCATT GTGACCACTGACTGGGACCTTCAGAAGGGCACTGGCTGCACTGAGGGCCACACGGGGACCTCAGCTGCAGCGCCTCTGGCAGCTGGCATGATAGCCTTAATGCTGCAGGTGCGGCCCTGCCTCACGTGGCGTGACGTCCAGCACATCATTGTCTTCACCGCCACCCGG TACGAGGATCGCCGTGCGGAGTGGGTCACCAACGAGGCAGGCTTCAGCCATAGCCACCAGCACGGTTTCGGCCTGCTCAATGCTTGGAGGCTCGTGAATGCAGCCAAG ATCTGGACATCTGTCCCTTACTTAGCATCCTACGTCAGTCCcatgttaaaagaaaacaaggcGATTCCGCAGTCCCCCCGTTCCCTGGAGGTTCTGTGGAATG TCAGCAGGATGGACCTGGAGATGTCGGGGCTGAAGACCTTGGAGCATGTGGCAGTGACAGTCTCCATTACTCACCCCCGGCGTGGCAGCTTGGAACTGAAGTTGTTCTGCCCCAGCGGCATGATGTCCCTCATCGGCGCCCCCCGCAGCATGGACTC GGATCCCAACGGCTTCAACGACTGGACCTTCTCCACTGTGCGATGCTGGGGGGAGAGAGCCCGAGGGACCTACAGGCTTGTCGTCAGGGATGTCG CCTGCTAG
- the PCSK7 gene encoding proprotein convertase subtilisin/kexin type 7 isoform X3: protein MPHPDVENGNHHGTRCAGEIAAVPNNSFCAVGVAYGSRIAGIRVLDGPLTDSMEAVAFNKHYQINDIYSCSWGPDDDGKTVDGPHQLGKAALQHGVIAGRQGFGSIFVVASGNGGQHNDNCNYDGYANSIYTVTIGAVDEEGHMPFYAEECASMLAVTFSGGDKMLRSIVTTDWDLQKGTGCTEGHTGTSAAAPLAAGMIALMLQVRPCLTWRDVQHIIVFTATRYEDRRAEWVTNEAGFSHSHQHGFGLLNAWRLVNAAKIWTSVPYLASYVSPMLKENKAIPQSPRSLEVLWNVSRMDLEMSGLKTLEHVAVTVSITHPRRGSLELKLFCPSGMMSLIGAPRSMDSDPNGFNDWTFSTVRCWGERARGTYRLVVRDVGDESFQVGILRQWQLTLYGSVWSPVDIRDRQSLLESAMSGKYLHDDFTLPCPPGLKIPEEDGYTITPNTLKTLVLVGCFTVFWTVYYMLEVYLSQRNVASNQVCRSGPCHWPHRSRKAKEEGTELESVPLCSSNDPDEVETESRGLSTTSDLLVPDLLEQGDWSLSQNKSTLDCPHQHRDLLHGKEEQIC, encoded by the exons ATGCCCCACCCGGACGTGGAGAATGgcaaccaccatggcacgcgATGTGCAGGAGAGATTGCGGCTGTGCCCAACAACAGCTTCTGTGCCGTGGGCGTGGCCTATGGGAGCCGCATCGCAG GTATCCGGGTACTGGATGGACCTCTCACAGACAGCATGGAGGCAGTGGCGTTCAACAAGCACTATCAGATCAATGACATCTACAGCTGCAG CTGGGGACCAGATGATGATGGGAAGACAGTGGATGGCCCCCATCAGCTTGGAAAG GCTGCCCTACAACACGGAGTGATTGCTGGTCGCCAGGGCTttgggagtatctttgtggtagcCAGTGGCAATGGAGGCCAACACAACGACAACTGCAACTACGATGGCTACGCCAACTCCATCTACACGGTCACCATAG GAGCTGTGGATGAGGAGGGACACATGCCTTTCTATGCAGAAGAATGTGCCTCCATGCTGGCAGTCACCTTCAGTGGTGGGGACAAGATGCTTCGGAGCATT GTGACCACTGACTGGGACCTTCAGAAGGGCACTGGCTGCACTGAGGGCCACACGGGGACCTCAGCTGCAGCGCCTCTGGCAGCTGGCATGATAGCCTTAATGCTGCAGGTGCGGCCCTGCCTCACGTGGCGTGACGTCCAGCACATCATTGTCTTCACCGCCACCCGG TACGAGGATCGCCGTGCGGAGTGGGTCACCAACGAGGCAGGCTTCAGCCATAGCCACCAGCACGGTTTCGGCCTGCTCAATGCTTGGAGGCTCGTGAATGCAGCCAAG ATCTGGACATCTGTCCCTTACTTAGCATCCTACGTCAGTCCcatgttaaaagaaaacaaggcGATTCCGCAGTCCCCCCGTTCCCTGGAGGTTCTGTGGAATG TCAGCAGGATGGACCTGGAGATGTCGGGGCTGAAGACCTTGGAGCATGTGGCAGTGACAGTCTCCATTACTCACCCCCGGCGTGGCAGCTTGGAACTGAAGTTGTTCTGCCCCAGCGGCATGATGTCCCTCATCGGCGCCCCCCGCAGCATGGACTC GGATCCCAACGGCTTCAACGACTGGACCTTCTCCACTGTGCGATGCTGGGGGGAGAGAGCCCGAGGGACCTACAGGCTTGTCGTCAGGGATGTCG GGGATGAGTCATTCCAGGTCGGCATCCTCCGGCAATGGCAGCTGACCCTATATGGCTCTGTGTGGAGTCCAGTAGACATCAGGGACAGACAAAG CCTGCTAGAGAGTGCCATGAGTGGAAAATACCTGCATGATGACTtcaccctgccctgcccaccGGGGCTGAAAATTCCTGAGGAAGATGGTTACACCATCACCCCCAACACCCTCAAG ACCCTGGTGCTGGTAGGCTGTTTCACCGTCTTCTGGACCGTTTACTACATGCTGGAAGTATATTTGAGCCAGAGGAATGTGGCTTCCAACCAAGTTTGTAGGAGTGGACCCTGCCACTGGCCCCATCGGAGCCGGAAAGCCAAGGAGGAAGGGACAGAGCTAGAATCAGTGCCACTTTGCAGCAGCAATGATCCAGACGAAGTGGAAACAGAGAGCAGGGGCCTTTCCACCACCTCTGACCTCCTTGTCCCAGACCTGCTGGAGCAAGGGGACTGGAGCCTGTCTCAGAACAAGAGCACCCTGGACTGCCCTCATCAGCACCGAGACCTACTGCACGGGAAGGAGGAGCAGATCTGCTGA